Proteins encoded together in one Felis catus isolate Fca126 chromosome B3, F.catus_Fca126_mat1.0, whole genome shotgun sequence window:
- the RHOV gene encoding rho-related GTP-binding protein RhoV — MPPRELSEAESSPLRAPTPPPRRGSASPELGIKCVLVGDGAVGKSSLIVSYTCNGYPARYRPTALDTFSVQVLVDGAPVRIELWDTAGQEDFDRLRSLCYPDTDVFLACFSVVQPSSFQNITEKWLPEIRTHNPQAPVLLVGTQADLRDDVNVLIQLDQGGREGPVPQPQAQGLAEKIRASCYLECSALTQKNLKEVFDSAILSAIEHKARLEKKLNAKGVRTLSRCRWKKFFCFV, encoded by the exons ATGCCCCCGCGGGAGCTGAGCGAGGCCGAGTCGTCCCCGCTCCGGGCCCCGACCCCTCCCCCGCGGCGGGGCAGCGCGTCCCCGGAGCTGGGCATCAAGTGCGTGCTGGTGGGCGACGGCGCCGTGGGCAAGAGCAGCCTCATCGTCAGCTACACCTGCAATGGGTACCCCGCGCGCTACCGGCCCACAGCGCTGGACACCTTCTCTG TGCAAGTCCTGGTGGATGGAGCCCCGGTGCGCATTGAGCTCTGGGACACAGCGGGACAG GAAGATTTTGACCGCCTTCGCTCCCTTTGCTACCCGGATACTGATGTCTTCCTGGCCTGCTTCAGCGTAGTGCAGCCCAGCTCTTTCCAGAACATCACAGAGAAATGGCTGCCCGAGATCCGCACTCACAACCCCCAAGCTCCTGTGCTGCTGGTAGGCACCCAGGCCGACCTGAGGGACGATGTCAATGTATTGATTCAGCTGGACCAGGGGGGCCGGGAGGGCCCAGTGCCCCAACCCCAGGCTCAGGGTCTAGCGGAGAAGATCCGGGCCTCCTGCTACCTCGAGTGCTCTGCCTTGACGCAGAAGAACTTGAAGGAGGTGTTTGACTCAGCTATTCTCAGTGCCATTGAACACAAAGCCCGGCTGGAGAAGAAATTGAACGCCAAAGGTGTGCGAACCCTCTCTCGCTGCCGATGGAAGAAGTTCTTCTGCTTTGTTTGA